Part of the Spea bombifrons isolate aSpeBom1 chromosome 3, aSpeBom1.2.pri, whole genome shotgun sequence genome, CAGTGCAATTAGaacttctttttactcacttttaatttcaatttaaattattatttgttgctgCTGTTTTACAAAATGTGCACCCGATGGATGAAGAGTTGTGCATGGTGTCCCAGTTGGGGTCATCGTTTCATGTTAGCAGGTTTGTGTTTTTCTTACCCGAGTTTCCTAAAATAGCCATGATCTGACCACTCTCCATGTAAAAGGAAACATCTCGTAATATTTGTCTTGTCCATTTTTTGTAATAGGACTGGAAATCCCACCACGGTCCAACACGTTCACTGAAACATATGATATACCCAAAGATTATGATTTCAATCCAACAGAAGAGGAGATGCAATaagtaatatacataatatgtatatcTCTGTCTACATCCTTACAAATGATCCTGCAAGAAATATCCTGGCTATTTAAATAGATTGGgttattatttcatttgaaaccaaTTTATATGTCAAGTTTGACGtcaacactccagccatcatatacacaataacacatacgaTACCTTAACAATCCCTTTACATTTCCACCCGCCATATGCATTTCCCACACTCTCTGCTATTTGCCATGGACATCTCCTGACCCGAGGATTTACTTAGCCCAGTCAGCTGCAGCTCTGTCTCGGCTTCTGGGAGGTGGGCTCTAATAAGACCACCTTCTGCGTACATGTGTGTTGTGCACTTCCATTGATTCCAATGAGcacgctttcctgccactgattgcttcaagcagccaatcagtggaatgAGTTGTTGAACCAGTGAGTACAGAAGCTccgaagctgcagcttctacttaaggtaagtattattttttttaattcaagctTAATAAATTAATCTAAGTAATTTCAAAttagtttaatatgcatttattgttcAGAGGCCTTCCGAGGACATATAAAAATCTGGaaacataatgtatataataaaaataaatatatgtagttGAAGGAATTTTAAGAAAATGCTACAAATACTTTTCGCAAGTTGTGCAAAAACCGCAGCAAACTGGATACTGTGTCAAAGGGGAGGACAATGCAAACATGCTCCACAAGGATCTTTAAACCCGTGTTGCAAACATAAGCGATTCAGCATAGAAGCCAGAACTGTAACAAAACCAAATCCAAAATATGTGGCTTGTTGCCCAACACTTCAGTGTCACAACCACCGCGGAAAGAAAAGAGGAGATAAAGTCCAGTCTGAGAGAGTACATTACAGGATTACATAGTAAAGGTGAGACTGGACATCACGGCCAGCGTGTATagtaaacatttacatatatactgtaacaGCCGTGACAGGACTGTAATCCTTTCTGGCACGCTACGCTGCTGTTTAGAACAACCTTACGCTGTTTTCTATTTAGAGTGGAAAACATAaagaatatgtaaaaatatagataaactatatatatctatatatatatatttatagtataaaaataataattatatatatatagattaataaatgttaaatattttagtttgattatataaatatgttatataataataatataataaataaattattattattattattattattatatagctgTACATCATTCAATGACCTTTTCTCCTAGAACAATACAACGACATCCATCTTGCCCAGACAGTGCTTACAATATGTTCACAACTATAACaatgatacaaaaatatatcattattgGTTTATCTCAACCTATATTTCTGCACGCACAAACAAAATCTTCATTATTATTTGAAGAGGGAGTTTAAATACATTGCTTCTCCTGTAACAGCTAAACTATATTTATAAAAGCtcatttgaacaaaaaaaacatatacctcattattattgatttttacctttttaatacTGTTCCAGCTTGCACtagtttcttttgtttttttatttttttgactgCAAGCAAAATTTCAaatttttgtataatatttatttatattattattctggAAGAACggtccatatatatttaaagtagTAATTTCTTCCTTTATCATATTTTTAGAGTAAGCATGTGGAATTTCTTACCTGACGGTGTAGGAGATCCCTTGCACACTAACACTGCACTTGGATCCTTCATTGGATATCGTGGCTTCTGGATCAGATCTTCTGGGGTTCTCCATTGATCCTTGGGGTTCTAGATGGAAGATTTCTTCCACCTCTGAAGGAGCCCAAGTTTCCGCTGTCTCCTACAAGAAAAACAATCACACCTTTCACAGCGATGGGATATATTTTAGTTTAGAACTTCACATTTCAAATTTCCTATCCCTGGATTTAGGGATTTCTCAGCCTCTAGTGATCCCGCTCACCATTCTCTACTGACCTGGAACCTGGCAGACATGGTAAGTTATCTGCTGTTGGCATTAGTTTGGACAGGATTTAATTAGAGAAAGATCCTAATGCTTGTGATTCGTGTATTCCCTTCTAGCAGCATTTATCTTTTATGAAACAAGGTGGTTGGGAAATGTAATTTCATTATCTGATAATACTTTAGACCTCTGAACTGTATCTAAACAGACAGCACAATTTATTAGGTGACAGCACCTTGAGTTGGGCGTGCTTTCAGGAGATAACAGCGACCAGCAGCCTCACCTGCCCGTCTCACATACAATCACAAACCCTGGCGATCGGATGAGAAACTCAATTTAGAACTGGGCTTCTCTCTGGAAGTGAAAAGAACCACTTAGTGTATGTAACACCggataaaagagaaagaaatggATGGGAAGAATACGCAATCTATGGAGCTGGTGAAAAGACAGACAAGATATGCATCATTCCAGGGTCTGCCGGTGAGTAGAAAATGATCGGGACTCAGTTTAACAGCATTTTGATGTTTAGAATGTATAGAGTTCTACTATGTTACCCGTCGAAAAATATGTAAGAATGGTAACTTTGCTAGCTAAATATACGTGTTATTGTACACAACTAAGGCGGCCATCTTGTCTTCAGTTATGTTATTTCATCCAAGGCAGAATTTGTACCATCATTTTGTCATAGAGTACATGGTATGAGAATCACTTTGTTCAACTGGACTATAGATTTTCAGCCAGTTCCAAAGATAGGCGTATATTCCTGGCCAAAGGCATATCCAGAAACTGTTAGTATAACAGGATCCTTTTTTTGGAGGTTTCattaagttaattttttttttgttgttgttattgacAAATCCTTGTCACAAAGATTGTGTTGATTGCTTGAATGAATCTGTATACAGTGaacactatatataaaaaaaggtttcagaaatagaattatagaaaaatagaacATATACCTGTCAAGCAGACACTTGTCCTATAAGTAAGAAGTAACCTCACAGTTTAGTATCTGAAATCTAGTAATACACATTGTGAAAAAGAAGCAtttcagaaatattattaatatattttctatagcgccaacaattcccgcagcgtttcttacagtccatacattaaAGGGTCTGATAAAACAAGaactgacagacagacagggcCCGGCTCATGAGAATATCTATATTATCTACACAGAGGTAGCTTAAAACACTTCTAGGGGGTTTTATTAGCTTGAATAAAGTCTTCAGGGTGGTGTCTTTTTGGTAAATATGCTTTTCTACAACTACTTGAATACACTTTAAATAATGCCACCTCAAAACGATGTTTCTACAGGCCAGCATGATGCCCGGGGAGGACTTGTTTGTAGCCGAAGAAGACAacagtttatattttacatattctgGGACTCCAAATGTGCTTGAGGTTAAGGACCTGCACTACCAGGTGagatttacagaaataaaattattgcCAAGAATGTCAATAATTAATCAAACAATATGAAGTTGTGCCTGTAATAATAAACCACTGCGTTAAATCCCAGAGTTCGTATTAATCTGGCTATCTGTTCTTTTTGTCTTGAAGGTCAATTTAAATGACCAGATTCCGTGGTACGAGAAACTCGCCGAGTTTAAAATGCCCTGGGAATGGGGTAAAGGTGGCGAGACCTCAGCAATGACAAACCTGAACGTGAGGGTGAGCAGCGGCCAGATGCTAGCGGTCATAGGAAACACAGGTACGAGAgcgctaaaaaataaataacaaagcaAAATAATCAGTCTTTAAAGAGGcgtaattatattaataataatattcggATAGCTTTAAGGGTTTTTAATATTGAGCAAAAGGCTGAGTCTTGCTTCACTGCAAATGTAGTTCATAAAACTGAGTGATTAGTGACTTTTTTATTGGTTCAGTGATGAATCGGAATTCCCTGCGGTCTATCAGATCATTGTCTTATGCTCTGTatgtaaaaagtatacattCGTTTTGTATAAGGAACaagattttatttaatctattagCAATATCATTATTCAACATCAATTCACAGAATATCTACTGCTCTTGTGGCTCAGGAGTGGACATTGTCCTCGACATGTAACTAAAAACGACATTCTGAATCTGTTATCCCAGCAGACTAAAAGCAAACATTTGCTTAAGCTATGGTCTAGATGGAAGGGAATTAAAGATATGTTTACATGTGAGCAATTAGAAAGATATGTTTACGTGTGAGCAGTTACAAACATATGTTTACGTGTGAGCAGTTACAAATATATGTTTACGTGTGAACAGTTACAAACGTGTTTACGTGTGAGCAGTTACAAATATATGTTTACGTGTGAGCAGTTACAAACATATGTTTACATGTGAGCAGTTACAAACATATGTTTACGTGTGAGCAGTTACAAACATATGTTTACATGTGAGCAGTTAGAAACATATGTTTACGTATGAGCAGTTACAAACATATGTTTACATGTGAGCAGTTATAAACATATGTTTACGTGTATGCAGTTacaaacatacagtatgttaaGCATGAATATCAACTGCTCTGTGAGTCCCACTTTTGTCAATGGGATTAACACACGACATGTTAAGACgtactggtacaaaaggagaggccctgctcttgtgagcttacaatctattagtaGGTTGAGGGGGAATAAGACAAAATGAGATGGACTGCTGGTGTGGCGATGGTTTGATCGTAGAGAGGGTGATATGGAGAAGTAAGTGGTGTGAAGATCTCAAAGGAGGGCATGATGGATGGTTTCTTCGGGGTGCAGGGTGAGGGGATTAGACGGGTAGGctgtatgcttctctgaatagGTGGGGGTTTTAGTGTGAACTAAAAGGTAGAGTAAGTTGGGGAAAGTCTAACAGCCGACAGGGTTGGGAGTAACAGAGAATAGATACAGCACAGGCAAAATCCCCGGTACGCGAATGGGGAGAGGTGATAATGGTAGTAGAGATACGTGCAGATTTAAGGGGGCACAGTGTCATTAAGGGCCCTGTAGGTTAGggttagtttttatttatttatggaggGATTATGGGCTAATGAAGGTCTGGTATAGTGGGGCAGCAGATAAGGAGTTATGGGATAAGAAAATTATAACTTTTAGACCACGTTGTAATGCTTTGTGATACACAACGAGGGGACTAAATAGGGACTATCTCCTCTAAATACTCAGGAGGTATGGTAATGGTTTCTGGACCCTTAGATCTAATATAATTTCTTCTAGCAATATACCTTTGAAACGTAACACCTGCTCTTTCTGTTCATGAAGCCTGTGGCAGGACGTCACTGCTTGACATCATTACATGCAAGGACGAAGGAGGAAAGATTAAATCGGGAGAGATTCTAATTAATGGAAAACTCACCACAAAACAGCTGGTTAAAAAGTGTGTAGCTCACGTACGCCAGGATGACCAGCTCCTGCCACACCTGACGGTTCGCGAAACGCTGTCATTTATTGCCAAGCTTCGTCTACCTAAAACATTCTCAGAGTCGCAAAGGCAAAAAAGGGTGAGTGTCATTCAACACAGCCTGGGGGTACTTATGGTGTTTAGTTAAATTACGCATGGACGGATACCGGGGGATCATTTTTGTATCAATAGagaagaacatttaaaaaaatgaattcttcTATACTAGTAATAATTGGgctactgaaatatatatataaatattgcatatttatgacaacttttaattgatttaatatattgtattattaatacTATTGTTAAACCATTGCAGAGTATGTTTGAAAAAATACAAGACCATCAATTTTTAACTTTCCActtttctataataataataatatattcaacTTTAATTTGATAACACGCCCCTTTATGGAAAGTATCTTTATTTACAGGTTTAATATTATCCAAGGCAATTTATGTTGTGCTGCACATACTGGTGTTTTATAATACTGGAATAGTACAGTTAAGATTCTGCAGTGAATATAAGTGATTATTTTGGAATATCTTTTCCTCTCGGCAAGTGAAAACATTCATCAGAACCATTTTTAGAACAGCTTGGTTTCCATAGGGTCACCAAAACAGAACCTCGTCTCAcgtagagattttttttcaggaatgtTCACCGGTTTGCTAGCGATGTAAATTGCCCTCTAGGAGATTTAGATTATAGAATGAATTACTTTACGGCAGAGGGTACCAAACTCATTGTAGTTCTCATTGGAGCTGTTCGTGTATTAATAGGTGGAAGATGTCATAGCAGAACTGAGGTTACGGCAGTGTGCCAACACCAAAGTCGGGAATGAATACACTCGAGGAGTATCTGGCGGGGAAAGACGAAGAGTGAGCATCGGAGTCCAACTTCTCTGGAATCCAGGCAAGTGCACCTCAAGGAGATGAACACAAACGCAATTCCGCTCTGCATATCTTTATAACATACTCTACTTATAATTAAATAGCACAAGCGGTAGTCTATTAGGGTGTTTCGACTAAGATTACTACATAGACAGGTAACATCCTTACATTTAGAAAGCGTTTTCTGCTATCGACATGTATCATTGCATATATGACGCTCCTTTGATGACGTACACTCATCTATACCAGGTTGGTCAGTATCAGCTGTGAACTATGTTGTCATCAATAGGAGAACCGAATGATGCATTCATGGAATAAGTTACTTAATGCATGGCAGCTACGTCGCTTAGAAATTAAACACCAAAAAAGTTGAAGTTTGTGCCCTTTTTGGCCTTTTGGCACATACTAGCCATGCCATCCTTAAAGTATTTTTAGTTGTGATTGGCTTCTGTAGTATTTGAGTTAACAGGTAtctgtgataaaaaataaactcttGCGTGTAGTATGTAAGAAGTTTTTGTTGCGACCCATACCTGCCATTTGAAAGCGGGAATCAGAAATCTGTTTGCTGGAATGTGTGGGAATGGGCTTGATTGGTGATGGTTTTTTGCTCCTGCAGGTATTCTGATACTTGACGAGCCCACGTCTGGATTGGACAGTTTTACGGCTCACAACCTTGTGATCACTTTGTCTCGGCTGGCCAGAGGAAATCGACTGGTCATACTATCAATCCATCAGCCCCGCTCTGACATATTCCAGCTGTTCGATCTCGTCCTTCTTCTCTCGTCGGGAACTACTATATATTCTGGAACAGCCAAAGACATGGTCCAATACTTCTCTTCCATAGGATATCCCTGTCCCAGATACAGTAACCCTGCAGACTTTTATGGTAGGTCCCTACCAAATGTACCATTACCCTCCAAACACACTCAGAAGATTGTCTGACATACTATGGGAATTTATCTAGGACTTGTTGGCCAATGTCACCCGATACACCTTTCTTCCAACCTGGATCCAAACACTAGTCTCCTATCCTATACACAGGTCCAAACACAACCTCCTGTgatgtattaatataaaatgtgttgagGGTTTTCACATACAGAAAGTTTTTGATAAAATGATGAATTATAATGGAGGGTGTTTAATGAACTCTGTAATTTCAGTGGATTTGACCAGCATTGATAAGCGGAGCAAAGAGCAGGAAATGCAATGTCTGGAAAGGACAAGGTCTCTGGCGCAGATTTTTTGGGAAAAAGTCAAAGATTCAGAAGATTTCTTGTGGAAAGGCCACAATGAAGAAAATAAGGAAAGGACGCCCAGCGAGGCATGGTAAATCTAATCTGATCCCATCTGATGTCATGtctgtagaaaataaaaaggggaaCACAGTCGTAAAACAGCAGATTGGGGGCAAAGAAGGGAGAggaaaacactatatatatatatatatctatatatgatcTTACTGCCCTTGTGAAGAAGTTACAATGTAAATTGGGCAAGTTCGCTTTTTTCCTAAAGTAAATCAATGTAATCAAGGCAGATGTCTTTTGTCTCCTTGTAGCTTTATGAAACCGCACgaaaaaatcattaatattgaTGCACATGAAACAGATGACCTGCCTCAAGGATTTCACCaattttcagttttattaaGGTAAAATTCTTCTGAccagtggagaaaaaaaacaaagaatcgCAGTTAGTGGAGTGGGTGGCTCTATTTTACGTATAGAGGATCACTGAGCAGCTCTGGAATAGATAGAAAGATTCTATGcagatgaaaaatattaatggaGTTATTAATTCCCGGATGGGTCCGTCAGAAATAACTATGCCATGGATTAATACTTTTAGGGTTAAATGATAGTGGATTCCGCGTTCCACATAGGAagtcattatgtttttttgatttCATGATTTCATTGAAAATAACAGCTGCATAGCTTTCTTTCTAAAGAGACCATACGTTGCCATAGCCAGTGATGTATCCACGTTGGACACCTTCTTGGGCCTAACCCAGTGAAGCCCCCCAGTTGTCCCACATAACCAAACATGGAGGCTAATATTCCTCGTGCGGATCCCTGGTATATGACATCGTGTCTCAGTGGCGTTAATAATAAGTAGAACGTGCCGCACCAGTAAGGTTATTTACTCCTAGGAGCTTAGGAGTTCTCTCATCGCTGCCCTACCTGCCCACTCACCCAGCAGAACAATCTGCCCCCATTTTTGGCAGATGGCCTGTCACCCCCCAGAACTGCTGCTGCTATACACCAGTAGTAATAGTAACTGGATTTAGCAGTAACCCCGGTGATAATGTAAGTGTCCTTTTTATCCGTAGGCGGCACATTTCCAATGACCTGCGCGACCTGACCACCTTACTTATCCACGGGTTCGAGGCTCTTCTCATGGCGTTGTTAATTGGCTTTTTATATTACGGGCAAGGGGGAAATCAGCTTTCCATACAAGACACCATCGCCCTCCTCTTCATGAAGGGATCGATCACACCATTTGCTGTGGTCCTCGATGTTGTTGCCAAATGTGAGTCCCATCCTGTAGTAAAAAGCTACCTTAATCGCCGTTAGGTGTTTTACCTTAATACCGTTATTCatcatatattttgtaaatgttccTCCTTCAGGTCACTCGGAGAGAGCTATGCTTTACCACGACCTCCAGGACGGACTGTATTCCATCACtccttatttttttgcaaaggtAACGTTTTCAGATTGCTTCGGTTTTTactaaattgaaaaaataaagttttatggGAATTCCATGGGAGGTAACTGGGCAAGAAGGAGAGAGCAAGTTTAGTGGAtgggtttaataaataaatattggggagTTGTGGGCATATCTACCATTAATTCGGGGCCGATGAAATAGTGACACCTAGTTTGTCACATTGTGTATGATGTGTTCCGGAATTCATCAATCATTCCTGTTGGGGATGGGAATCCGTCAATACACGAGACTTTGCTGAGTTAATTGCATCTGAGTTTCACAAACGtagggatggatggatggatggatggatggatagatagatggatagatagatggatagatggatggatagatagatagatagatagatagatagatagatagatagatagatagatagatagatagatggatagatggatgaatagatagatagatagatagatagatagatagatagatagatagatagatagatagatagatagatagatagatagatagatagatagatagatagatggatggatagatagatagatagatggatagctAGATAGATCATAGCCTTATTGAGTAATGAGATGATATATTTCAGGCAGACCCCTGTAATAatgattttatatgttttattcagGTCATTGGGGAACTCCCGGAACACTGTGTTTTTGTCATTTTCTACGGGGTTCCAATATACTGGCTGGCAAACCTGAACCCACAACCAGAAAACTTCCTACTGAACATCTCGCTGCTCTTCCTCATTGTGTATTGCAGCAGGGCGATGGCTTTATGGATGTCGGCTCTGCTGCCCACGCTGCAGATGTCCTCCTTTCTCAGCAATGCCCTTTTTACTGCCTCTTATTTGACAGGAGGGTTTGTAATTAAGCTGGAAAACCTATGGACAGGTAGGActataaatgaattaaataagcAGATAGCACTTTATTACCTAATAAACTCCACTTTTTCTTATTTGGAATATAGTTGCTTTCCTAAAACCACTATTTgtcaatattatattaaaacattttgtttttacaaatatattaattttttaatattattattattattattttacgttACAGTTCCCTTTTGGATCTCCTTTGTATCTTTCCTCCGCTGGGGTTTCGAAGGTCTCATGCAAGTTCAGTTCACCGATTTGTCGTACGAATTGTCTGTTGAGAACCTCACCATCACAATTCCGGGAGAACTGGTGAGATATGATTAGACTTTCAAACTCTTCATTTCCAAGTTTTATCAACTAACAACCAATTAATGAAATAACTATTTACTCAACCACATTAGAAGGAATCCGGGACCAAATGTCCTTCACTGCCCAATATTTAAGGAGAAATCTATGCATATGGggcacaaatattttattgcgttCAATCACAATGTTTCTAACAATTATGGTCATGCCCTCAAGACTTTCATATACCATGCGGATGCTTTTCTTCCTAAAGCACTTTACTTTTCTTTGTTGTAACGCCTTTGGATGGAGTATAAGGAAAGAAATTATACTTAATTTATATCCCTGACATATATAAGAAAATGTGTTACATAGCGGAGCATTCTGTTGTAATTCACTCCTAGTAATTGATACTAAACCCGTCTCCAGAGTATCTAGAATTATGTTCTACGCGCTGTTATATTTGCAATATATCGATTCAAAGTAAGGGAGGACATTTTTAGGTCAACGTCATGTGATAGTTATACATTTCATGTTTATCTTTACAGATCATCCAGAACATGGAAATGGACTCTTACCCATTGTTTTCGTGCTACCTCGTACTTATCGGAATCAGTGCTGGCTTTCTCCTGCTCTACTTCCTAAGCCTCAAGTTTGTTAAGCAGAAATCAAGCCAAGATTGGTAAAACCCAACCAAAAGTGCCAGATCTCTTAGTGATGACCATTCCAACACTGGATGTAATTGTTGAGCCCAGAGCTTTGTGATGAGGTGTAGGAAAACCTTCCAGACTTTAAAGATTCTGAGTCTACAGTGCGGGAAGAAGTTCGGTTTTGTTTAAAGGAACGGTAATAGTGAATAGCGGTAGAGAAGCATATATTGCATATACAGCCATTTCAATGCATTCTCTCATAGTATGCAACCCCATCGCAGCcggtttttaataaaaaaacacttttccttTAAAGTACAGCAATCTGTATGAACATATGTTTAGTGGCTAGGGTACTGCACCATATGCTTTTACCCAGCGTGGTATTTATGTCCAATGCTATCCTAGACCTAACCGCAGCAGCTGTCCCTTGTGCCGCGATCCTCTTAAATATGATGAGTATAGAGTCCTATGGAGCCCACCATAGTGTAAAGGGACAGGTTTGGGACACG contains:
- the ABCG8 gene encoding ATP-binding cassette sub-family G member 8 translates to MDGKNTQSMELVKRQTRYASFQGLPASMMPGEDLFVAEEDNSLYFTYSGTPNVLEVKDLHYQVNLNDQIPWYEKLAEFKMPWEWGKGGETSAMTNLNVRVSSGQMLAVIGNTACGRTSLLDIITCKDEGGKIKSGEILINGKLTTKQLVKKCVAHVRQDDQLLPHLTVRETLSFIAKLRLPKTFSESQRQKRVEDVIAELRLRQCANTKVGNEYTRGVSGGERRRVSIGVQLLWNPGILILDEPTSGLDSFTAHNLVITLSRLARGNRLVILSIHQPRSDIFQLFDLVLLLSSGTTIYSGTAKDMVQYFSSIGYPCPRYSNPADFYVDLTSIDKRSKEQEMQCLERTRSLAQIFWEKVKDSEDFLWKGHNEENKERTPSEACFMKPHEKIINIDAHETDDLPQGFHQFSVLLRRHISNDLRDLTTLLIHGFEALLMALLIGFLYYGQGGNQLSIQDTIALLFMKGSITPFAVVLDVVAKCHSERAMLYHDLQDGLYSITPYFFAKVIGELPEHCVFVIFYGVPIYWLANLNPQPENFLLNISLLFLIVYCSRAMALWMSALLPTLQMSSFLSNALFTASYLTGGFVIKLENLWTVPFWISFVSFLRWGFEGLMQVQFTDLSYELSVENLTITIPGELIIQNMEMDSYPLFSCYLVLIGISAGFLLLYFLSLKFVKQKSSQDW